A window from Primulina eburnea isolate SZY01 chromosome 2, ASM2296580v1, whole genome shotgun sequence encodes these proteins:
- the LOC140817764 gene encoding putative pentatricopeptide repeat-containing protein At5g09950: MFSPNNAVSSMRNLLCKYTTFSSLTRASLSSSSIPLQDTLTVFYQQKQTQFDTNNHNQLPQASLGVVSFSQKYESLIERFRFSCSHFEAEQFHSEVIKNGCVNDLFTANNLINFYASNADLVSANNVFDEMSDKNMVTWACLISGCSHNDMPASAIALFGRMLSEGFIANHYAIGSVIRACQMLGTDGSRYGLQIHGLILKTPYSVDVVVCNVLISMYGSCFIGSVGSDYARHVFDEIDCKNSISWNSIISVYSQRGDANLAVGFFSGMQMEHVGLGFRPSEYTFASLISAAAECPCVDNGLLLLKQLLAKIEMSGFVRDLYVGSALVNLFARFGLIETAKDIFQHMGTRNAVSVNGLMVGLVKLKHGEEAVELFMEMKHLVRLNLDTYGNLLSAIGEFSCLQDVKKKGKEVHGYITRTGILDDRIAVGNSLINMYAKCGSMEDACAVFRLMLDKDLVSWSSIISALDQNEYFEEAVLSFCAMKRVGLMPSNFTLISSLSSCGSIGWIRMGEQIHCEGVKLGLDCDVSVSNSLLSLYADTRRITESRKVFHFMPEHDNVSWNSVIRAFSDSDTSVIEAINYFIEMMRAGVNLNNITFINILTAAASLTHVELAHQIHSLVLKYQLMSDSAIQNSLLACYGKCGEMNDCETIFARMSERDDVSWNSIISGYIHNEHLVKAMDAVWFMLHSGQRLDCYTFATVLSACASLATLVHGMEVHACSTRACLDADVVIGSALIDMYAKCGRIEYASRVFNLMPHRNIYSWNSMISSYARHGDGHKALEMFTQMKLENQQPDHVTYVGVLSACSHVGLVSQGYEHFESMTNVYGLTPRIEHFSCMVDLLSRAAEFDKLEDFMARIPVTPNALIWRTVLGACGRANGRLMDLGERAAKMIIELEPQNAVNYVLLANMYASGGDWEHVTEARLAMRDAEARKEAGCSWVTMKDSVHVFVSGDKSHPDTESIYKKLAELHWKMREMGYVPETRFALYDLEMENKEEVLSYHSERLAVAFVLTRKSELPIRIMKNLRVCGDCHSAFKYISEIVGRQIVLRDSNRFHHFLDGKCSCNDYW, from the coding sequence ATGTTTTCTCCCAACAACGCTGTATCATCGATGCGGAATCTGCTGTGCAAATACACAACTTTCAGTTCACTCACCAGAGCGTCTCTGTCCTCTAGCTCAATCCCACTTCAGGACACTCTTACTGTATTTTACCAACAAAAACAAACGCAGTTTGATACTAACAACCACAATCAGCTTCCCCAAGCTTCATTGGGAGTCGTCTCTTTTTCTCAAAAGTACGAGTCTTTGATTGAAAGATTCCGATTTTCCTGCTCCCATTTTGAAGCTGAGCAGTTCCATTCAGAAGTAATAAAAAATGGGTGCGTCAACGACTTGTTTACGGCCAATAATCTCATCAATTTTTATGCCTCGAATGCCGATTTAGTCTCTGCTAACAATGTGTTCGATGAAATGTCTGATAAGAATATGGTGACTTGGGCTTGTTTGATTTCTGGGTGCTCTCACAATGATATGCCTGCAAGTGCAATTGCTCTATTTGGAAGGATGTTATCAGAAGGGTTTATCGCCAATCATTATGCTATTGGGAGTGTTATAAGGGCGTGCCAGATGTTAGGGACTGATGGATCAAGATATGGGTTGCAGATTCATGGTCTAATTTTGAAAACTCCTTATTCAGTTGATGTGGTCGTCTGCAATGTTCTGATCTCGATGTATGGGAGTTGTTTTATTGGTTCTGTTGGTTCCGACTATGCTCGGCATGTTTTTGATGAGATAGATTGTAAGAATTCAATTTCGTGGAATTCTATCATCTCGGTTTACTCTCAGAGGGGAGATGCAAATTTGGCTGTTGGGTTTTTCTCTGGTATGCAAATGGAACATGTTGGGCTTGGTTTTAGGCCTAGCGAGTATACATTTGCTAGTCTAATATCTGCTGCAGCTGAATGTCCATGTGTTGATAATGGTTTATTACTGCTCAAGCAACTGCTGGCAAAAATTGAGATGTCTGGGTTTGTACGAGATCTGTATGTTGGTAGTGCTTTGGTGAATTTATTTGcgaggtttggtttaattgaAACTGCAAAGGATATATTTCAGCATATGGGTACGAGAAATGCAGTGTCGGTAAATGGATTGATGGTTGGATTGGTGAAGCTTAAGCATGGTGAAGAAGCAGTTGAGCTTTTCATGGAGATGAAGCACCTTGTTAGATTGAACCTTGATACTTATGGGAATCTTTTGAGCGCCATTGGTGAGTTCTCGTGTTTGCAAGatgtgaaaaagaaaggaaaagaGGTCCATGGGTATATCACACGAACAGGAATACTTGATGACAGGATTGCTGTTGGGAACAGTTTGATTAATATGTATGCTAAATGTGGTTCAATGGAAGATGCTTGTGCTGTTTTCAGGTTGATGTTGGATAAAGATTTGGTGTCATGGAGTTCCATTATCTCCGCTCTTGACCAAAATGAGTATTTCGAAGAAGCGGTGTTGAGTTTTTGCGCCATGAAGAGAGTAGGACTAATGCCTTCAAATTTCACACTGATCAGCTCTTTGAGTTCTTGTGGCAGTATAGGCTGGATCAGGATGGGAGAGCAAATACATTGCGAAGGGGTCAAGTTGGGACTCGATTGTGATGTTTCAGTATCCAATTCTCTTCTTTCCCTATATGCTGATACTAGACGTATTACTGAATCCAGGAAAGTTTTTCACTTCATGCCTGAACATGACAATGTATCATGGAATTCTGTCATCAGGGCATTTAGTGATTCTGATACGTCCGTTATTGAAGCCATAAATTATTTCATAGAGATGATGCGAGCTGGAGTGAATCTAAATAATATCACTTTTATAAACATCCTCACAGCAGCAGCATCTCTTACTCATGTTGAACTTGCACATCAAATTCATTCGCTGGTGTTAAAATACCAGCTCATGAGTGATAGTGCCATTCAGAACTCACTTCTAGCTTGCTATGGCAAGTGTGGAGAGATGAATGATTGTGAGACTATATTTGCAAGAATGTCTGAAAGGGACGATGTGAGTTGGAATTCCATTATCTCCGGATACATACATAATGAGCATTTGGTTAAAGCCATGGATGCCGTATGGTTTATGCTGCACAGTGGTCAAAGACTAGACTGTTACACCTTTGCCACTGTTCTCAGTGCTTGTGCTTCTCTTGCAACTTTGGTACACGGCATGGAAGTTCATGCTTGTTCAACTAGAGCTTGTTTGGATGCTGATGTGGTTATCGGTAGTGCTTTGATAgacatgtatgcaaaatgtggGAGGATAGAGTATGCTTCAAGGGTTTTCAATTTAATGCCTCATCGGAACATATACTCTTGGAACTCCATGATATCCAGCTATGCTCGACATGGTGATGGACACAAAGCTTTGGAGATGTTCACACAGATGAAACTTGAAAACCAGCAACCCGATCACGTTACCTATGTTGGGGTCTTATCGGCTTGTAGTCATGTAGGATTGGTCAGTCAAGGATACGAACACTTTGAATCCATGACCAATGTATACGGCCTGACACCAAGAATTGAGCACTTCTCGTGTATGGTGGATCTCCTTAGCAGAGCCGCTGAATTTGACAAATTAGAAGACTTCATGGCTCGAATACCTGTAACCCCGAATGCCCTTATCTGGAGAACCGTTCTTGGAGCATGTGGTCGAGCTAATGGCCGCCTGATGGATTTAGGTGAGAGGGCTGCCAAAATGATCATTGAGTTGGAACCTCAAAACGCGGTTAATTATGTCCTCCTGGCTAATATGTATGCCTCAGGTGGAGATTGGGAGCACGTTACAGAAGCCCGACTTGCAATGAGGGATGCCGAAGCAAGGAAAGAAGCCGGGTGCAGTTGGGTCACCATGAAAGACTCGGTACATGTCTTTGTATCTGGTGATAAATCACATCCTGATACAGAATCCATATACAAAAAACTTGCAGAATTGCATTGGAAAATGAGGGAAATGGGGTACGTTCCGGAGACAAGATTCGCATTATATGACCTTGAAATGGAGAACAAGGAAGAAGTCTTGAGCTATCACAGTGAGAGGCTCGCAGTTGCTTTTGTTCTTACAAGGAAATCTGAACTGCCGATAAGGATAATGAAAAATCTGAGAGTCTGTGGGGACTGTCACTCTGCGTTTAAATACATATCTGAGATTGTCGGTAGGCAGATAGTGTTGCGGGATTCTAATAGATTTCATCATTTCTTAGATGGTAAATGTTCGTGTAATGATTATTGGTAG
- the LOC140817775 gene encoding large ribosomal subunit protein uL4z-like: MAAAAVRPLVTVQTLENDMVTEGGNFLPLPDVMKASIRPDIVTFVHGQISNNARQPYAVSKRAGHQTSAESWGTGRAVSRIPRVPGGGTHRAGQGAFGNMCRGGRMFAPTKIWRRWHRAVNVNQKRHAIASAIAASAVTSLVLARGHKIEEVPELPLVVSDSVEGVEKTNAAIKILKQIGAFPDAQKAKDSHAIRPGKGKMRNRRYISRKGPLIVYGTEGAKLKTAFRNIPGVEIAHVSRLNLLKLAPGGHLGRFIVWTKSAFEKLDEVYGTFDKPSEKKKGYVLPRAKMVNADLARIINSDEVQSVVRPIKKNIKRATLKKNPLKNLNVMLKLNPYAKTARRMALLAEADRVKAKQEKLDKKRKQITKEEASAIKSASKSWYKTMISDSDYTEFENFTKWLGVSQ; this comes from the exons ATGGCCGCCGCCGCCGTTCGCCCGCTTGTCACCGTGCAAACCCTGGAGAACGACATGGTCACCGAAGGTGGAAATTTCTTGCCACTTCCCGACGTTATGAAGGCGTCGATCCGTCCTGACATTGTGACATTTGTTCACGGTCAAATCTCAAACAACGCACGCCAGCCTTATGCCGTGTCGAAACGTGCCGGACACCAAACCTCAGCCGAGTCGTGGGGAACCGGTCGCGCTGTTTCGCGAATTCCCCGCGTTCCAGGTGGAGGAACCCATCGGGCTGGTCAGGGTGCCTTCGGAAACATGTGCCGTGGTGGAAGGATGTTCGCTCCGACGAAGATCTGGCGCCGCTGGCATAGAGCTGTGAATGTGAATCAGAAGAGACATGCTATCGCTTCCGCGATCGCCGCTTCTGCTGTTACTTCTCTTGTGCTGGCGAGAGGGCACAAGATTGAGGAAGTGCCGGAGCTTCCTCTTGTTGTGTCAGATTCTGTTGAAGGTGTTGAGAAGACTAACGCCGCTATCAAAATTCTGAAGCAAATCGGAGCTTTTCCTGATGCTCAGAAGGCCAAGGACAGCCACGCTATTCGTCCTGGGAAGGGGAAAATGCGTAACCGTAGGTATATCTCGAGGAAGGGTCCTCTGATTGTCTATGGTACTGAAGGAGCTAAACTGAAAACTGCATTCCGCAACATCCCAGGTGTCGAGATTGCACATGTTTCGCGCCTAAATCTACTGAAGCTCGCTCCTGGTGGTCATCTTGGGAGGTTTATTGTCTGGACTAAGTCTGCTTTTGAGAAGTTGGATGAGGTTTACGGGACTTTTGATAAACCATCTGAGAAGAAGAAGGGCTACGTGTTACCTCGGGCTAAGATGGTCAATGCTGATTTGGCTAGAATTATCAACTCTGATGAGGTGCAATCTGTGGTGAGACCAATCAAAAAGAACATCAAGAGGGCTACTTTAAAGAAGAACCCGTTGAAGAATCTGAATGTGATGTTGAAGCTTAATCCGTATGCAAAGACTGCTCGGCGGATGGCCCTCTTGGCTGAAGCCGATCGTGTTAAGGCTAAGCAGGAGAAGCTTGATAAGAAGAGAAAGCAGATCACAAAG GAGGAGGCATCAGCGATCAAATCTGCTAGCAAGAGTTGGTACAAGACGATGATCTCTGATAGCGACTACACAGAATTTGAAAACTTTACGAAGTGGTTGGGTGTGTCTCAGTAA
- the LOC140817782 gene encoding probable protein phosphatase 2C 38 has product MKMVKPCWKPLVEGDGSWRRGDRNRRGGDLNGKNDGLLWYKDLGHHVNGEFSMAVIQANGLMEDQSQLESGPLSSLDSGPCGTFIGVYDGHGGPETSRYVNQSLFKNLKKFASEHQEISSNVIKKAFLKTEDEFLGLVREQWLNKPQMASVGTCCLVGIICNGLLHIANAGDSRAVLGRADKAVRGVTAVQLSTEHNANLEYIRDELRSLHPDDPQIVVLKHKVWRVKGIIQISRSIGDAYLKKPEFNKEHLLAKFRLSEPFSKPILNPEPSIFTHKLNPKDQFVILASDGLWEQLSNQEAVDIVHSHPHQGVAKKLVKAALRVAAKKREMRYSDLKKIERGVRRHFHDDITVVVVFIDPSAVNRGTSCVSSTVSIRGGGSITSSICSE; this is encoded by the exons ATGAAAATGGTGAAGCCTTGTTGGAAACCGTTGGTTGAGGGTGATGGAAGTTGGAGAAGAGGCGACAGGAATCGCCGAGGGGGCGATTTAAATGGCAAGAATGATGGATTGTTGTGGTATAAGGATTTAGGACATCATGTAAATGGAGAATTTTCAATGGCAGTGATTCAAGCCAATGGTTTGATGGAGGATCAAAGCCAGCTTGAATCTGGGCCATTGAGTTCACTTGATTCTGGACCTTGTGGTACTTTTATTGGAGTTTATGATGGTCATGGAGGACCAGAGACATCTCGATACGTCAACCAAAGCTTGTTCAAAAATCTCAAGA AGTTTGCTTCAGAGCATCAAGAAATATCTTCAAATGTTATTAAAAAAGCTTTCTTGAAAACCGAGGACGAGTTTCTTGGTCTGGTGAGGGAGCAATGGCTCAATAAACCGCAAATGGCTTCGGTGGGAACATGTTGTTTGGTAGGGATAATATGCAATGGGCTCCTACACATTGCCAATGCTGGAGACTCGCGTGCTGTATTAGGCAGGGCAGATAAGGCCGTTAGAGGGGTGACCGCTGTTCAATTATCAACCGAGCACAATGCTAATCTAGAATATATCAGGGACGAGTTGCGGTCGTTGCATCCCGATGATCCACAAATAGTGGTTCTGAAGCACAAAGTTTGGCGTGTGAAGGGTATCATACAG ATATCAAGATCCATTGGGGACGCTTATCTCAAGAAGCCAGAGTTCAACAAAGAACACCTATTGGCAAAGTTTAGGCTATCCGAGCCCTTCAGCAAACCGATTCTTAATCCAGAGCCATCAATATTTACGCACAAACTCAATCCCAAGGATCAGTTTGTCATACTTGCTTCCGATGGTTTGTGGGAGCAACTTAGCAACCAAGAAGCAGTTGACATTGTCCACAGCCACCCCCATCAG GGCGTTGCGAAAAAACTTGTTAAAGCAGCTCTTCGAGTAGCGGCAAAGAAAAGAGAAATGCGATATTCAGACCTAAAGAAAATCGAACGGGGTGTGAGGAGGCATTTCCATGATGATATCACAGTCGTGGTGGTCTTTATTGATCCATCTGCTGTGAATAGAGGAACCTCTTGTGTTAGTTCCACTGTTTCAATAAGAGGAGGGGGCTCCATTACCTCCTCAATTTGTTCAGAATAG
- the LOC140817803 gene encoding uncharacterized protein, translated as MPRRDDRDRYGSNARLYVGHLSSRTRSRDLEYIFSKYGRVCDVDLKRDYAFVEYSNPRDADDAKYHLDGRDVDGRRITVEFAKGVPRGPGRVRESAGRGPTPGSGRCFNCGLDGHWAQDCTAGDWKNKCYRCGDRGHIERNCQNSPKKPRREHSYSRSPRRSRSPRRGRSRSFSKSRSYSRSRSPHKRGRDVEYDERRLTSPIGVSPEPKRRASPSKSRKHSSTPVRDSPRERGSRPPKKGEDETGRDGYSNSPGESPSPRRGRREREEDGYSDSPKETSGSPLSPATTRYEAVNGNNRSPSQIVRDDGSPVNDDDDDNARRTPRSRRSP; from the exons ATGCCTCGTCGTGATGATCGTGATCGTTATGGCAGCAATGCTCGCCTTTATGTTGGTCACTTGTCTTCAAGGACCCGTTCTCGAGATTTGGAGTATATTTTCAGCAAATATGGAAG AGTATGTGACGTGGACTTGAAGCGAGACTATGCCTTTGTT GAATATAGTAATCCTCGGGATGCTGATGATGCAAAGTATCACTTAGATGGTAGAGATGTTGATGGACGACGGATCACTGTTGAATTTGCTAAGGGG GTGCCTCGGGGACCTGGAAGAGTTCGAGAATCTGCGGGCAGGGGTCCCACACCTGGGTCTGGACGCTGCTTCAACTGTGGTCTCGATGGCCATTGGGCCCAAGATTGCACAGCTGGAGATTGGAAAAATAAGTGTTATCGCTGTGGTGACAGAGGTCATATAGAAAGAAACTGCCAGAACAGTCCCAAAAAGCCGAG GCGGGAGCATAGTTATTCACGTTCACCCAGGAGGTCACGTTCTCCACGCCGTGGCAGGAGTCGGAGTTTCAGTAAAAGTCGTAGTTACAG CCGTTCAAGGTCCCCACATAAAAGAGGTCGTGATGTTGAGTATGACGAAAGGAGATTGACGAGTCCAATTGGCGTTAGCCCTGAACCAAAGAGGCGTGCTTCTCCATCCAAATCTAGGAAACACAGCTCAACCCCTGTTAGAGACAGCCCAAGAGAAAGAGGAAGTCGTCCTCCAAAGAAAGGAGAAGATGAAACTGGTCGAGATGGCTACAGTAACAGTCCCGGGGAAAGCCCTTCCCCCAGGAGAGGCAGAAGGGAAAGGGAGGAAGATGGTTATAGTGACAGTCCCAAGGAGACTAGTGGAAGCCCTCTAAGCCCGGCAACTACAAGGTACGAAGCTGTGAATGGTAATAATCGCAGCCCTAGCCAAATCGTGAGGGATGATGGGAGTCCCGTCAATGACGATGATGATGATAACGCACGCCGCACTCCTAGAAGTAGAAGGTCTCCTTAA
- the LOC140824457 gene encoding probable membrane-associated kinase regulator 4: MAKNFATDEDYIDMELNSMPHCSAKSSLHSREFEFQMSSSCCENESAIFPADELFYKGKLLPLHLPPRLQMVQNLLHTGEDFGEDDFYYTMPFLPACSTAPCTNSNTPLGSCNISPSESCRVSCELDPDDYFFEWSAELSSFINGNHSRKNSRSKKFKLIKRYSVLGQKLKASTTYLKSLFSKSACSDDQSSAEEADNLSKVDETSNQYLKISKKKSVGVQDVRASYPTIANIIKNLDKEVTNEYHVNRKSFSGVIKRRNSSAKCWSLSSSNSSSTCSSSSSLNSNGFHEFQLFGRSSSVNEVESSIEAAIEHCKRSQKAKDSRNLTRDSGICSI; the protein is encoded by the coding sequence ATGGCCAAGAATTTTGCAACAGATGAAGATTACATCGACATGGAACTCAATTCTATGCCGCATTGCTCCGCAAAATCGTCTCTACACAGCAGAGAATTCGAGTTCCAAATGTCTTCGTCCTGCTGCGAGAATGAATCAGCCATTTTTCCAGCTGATGAGCTCTTCTACAAAGGCAAGCTCCTCCCTCTCCACCTCCCCCCGCGGCTGCAGATGGTCCAAAACCTCCTCCATACCGGTGAAGATTTTGGTGAAGACGACTTTTACTACACGATGCCATTCCTGCCTGCTTGCTCCACGGCACCTTGTACAAACTCAAACACCCCTCTAGGCTCTTGCAACATTTCTCCATCGGAATCTTGCAGGGTAAGCTGTGAATTGGACCCTGatgattatttctttgaatGGTCTGCTGAGTTGAGCAGTTTCATTAATGGCAATCACTCGAGAAAAAATTCACGGTCCAAGAAATTTAAGCTGATTAAGCGTTATTCCGTTCTTGGGCAGAAGCTCAAAGCTTCGACAACTTATTTGAAATCTTTGTTCTCTAAATCTGCTTGCTCCGACGATCAATCTTCTGCTGAAGAAGCTGATAATCTGTCAAAAGTTGATGAGACTTCGAACCAGTACCTCAAAATTTCCAAGAAAAAGTCGGTTGGAGTACAGGATGTAAGAGCTTCATATCCAACAATAGCTAATATAATCAAGAACTTGGATAAGGAAGTGACTAACGAGTATCATGTGAATAGGAAATCGTTTTCCGGGGTAATTAAACGGCGTAATTCTTCGGCCAAGTGTTGGTCCTTATCTTCATCAAATTCTTCCTCCACTTGTTCGTCTTCATCGTCTTTGAATTCGAATGGGTTTCACGAGTTCCAGTTGTTTGGGAGGAGTAGCAGTGTCAACGAAGTTGAAAGTTCAATTGAGGCAGCTATTGAACATTGCAAGAGGTCTCAAAAGGCCAAGGATTCAAGAAACCTTACGAGGGATTCTGGGATTTGCAGTATTTAA
- the LOC140817836 gene encoding ankyrin repeat-containing protein ITN1-like, which yields MGGLNEEREKDLEMGLILEPQTPSPSPRSPAIVVSNSSKYFTASNSGKALAVSNSGKSLIVSNSGKALVLSNSGKRIDQSGKKKYVKQVTGRHNDTELHLAAQKGDIVAVREILGEINEQMLKTLSAAEFDAEVAEIRAAVVNEVNELGETALFKAAEKGSIDVVKELLPYSTKEGIRIKNKSGFDTLHVAANQGHHEIVRILLDHDVELSKTVGQSNATPLISAATKGHLAVVQELLLKDPSLLEISRSNGKNALHFAARQGHVDIVQTLLEKDPQLARRTDKKGQTALHMAVKGVNCAVVKLLLHADAAIVMLPDKSGNTALHIATRKKRAEIVNELLMLRDTNVNALTRDHKTALDIAEGLPLSEETVVIKECLTQYGAVRANELNQPRDELRETVSEIKKDVHTQLEQARKTNKNVNGIAKELRKLHREGINNATNSVTVVAVLFATVAFAAIFSVPGGDNDNGAAVTVSNPSFKVFFISNAIALFTSLAVVVVQITVVRGEIKSERRVVGVINKLMWLASVCTTVAFIASSYIVVGRHNRWAAILVTITGGVTMAGVLSAMTYYVLKSRRIRRVRKKEKYSRSGTNSWRHSDTDTEVNPIYAI from the exons ATGGGTGGCCTCAACGAAGAAC GTGAGAAGGATCTGGAAATGGGCTTAATTCTTGAACCCCAAACGCCTTCGCCTTCCCCACGTTCCCCGGCGATAGTAGTGTCAAACTCCAGCAAATATTTCACGGCGTCGAACTCCGGCAAAGCGCTGGCAGTCTCAAACTCGGGCAAATCTTTGATTGTTTCCAATTCCGGTAAAGCATTGGTTCTTTCAAATTCGGGCAAAAGAATTGACCAATCTGGCAAAAAGAAGTATGTGAAACAAGTCACGGGTCGACACAATGACACAGAGCTCCATCTGGCAGCACAGAAGGGTGACATTGTGGCGGTGAGGGAGATATTAGGCGAGATCAATGAGCAGATGCTTAAGACGTTGAGTGCAGCTGAGTTTGATGCTGAGGTTGCAGAGATTAGGGCTGCTGTTGTTAACGAGGTTAATGAATTGGGGGAAACCGCGCTTTTCAAAGCTGCAGAAAAGGGTTCCATTGATGTGGTGAAAGAATTGCTGCCTTATTCTACTAAAGAAGGAATCAGGATCAAGAATAAGTCGGGTTTTGATACATTGCATGTTGCAGCGAATCAAGGCCATCATG aaattgttcggATACTGCTGGACCATGATGTAGAGTTAAGCAAAACAGTTGGTCAATCTAATGCAACTCCTCTCATATCTGCTGCTACAAAAGGGCATCTAGCAGTGGTCCAAGAATTGCTTTTAAAGGATCCTAGCTTGCTGGAGATATCGAGATCTAATGGCAAAAATGCATTACACTTTGCCGCCCGACAGGGACATGTAGATATTGTTCAAACTTTACTTGAGAAGGACCCTCAATTGGCTAGAAGAACCGACAAGAAAGGCCAGACTGCCCTGCACATGGCTGTTAAAGGCGTTAACTGTGCAGTCGTGAAGTTGCTTCTGCATGCAGATGCGGCCATTGTGATGCTCCCAGATAAGTCCGGTAACACAGCACTGCATATAGCCACTCGGAAAAAACGAGCTGAG ATTGTGAATGAGCTCTTAATGCTCCGTGACACAAATGTAAATGCCTTGACAAGAGACCACAAAACAGCTCTTGACATAGCCGAAGGGCTCCCTCTATCAGAGGAAACGGTGGTAATAAAAGAGTGCTTGACTCAGTACGGTGCAGTCAGAGCCAATGAACTGAATCAACCACGTGATGAgcttcgtgaaaccgtctcagaAATCAAGAAAGACGTCCATACTCAGCTTGAACAAGCCCGTAAAACAAACAAAAACGTGAATGGTATAGCAAAGGAACTTAGGAAGCTCCATAGAGAAGGAATCAACAATGCTACAAATTCGGTCACCGTTGTGGCTGTTCTCTTTGCCACTGTGGCCTTTGCTGCCATTTTCTCCGTTCCAGGAGGAGATAACGATAATGGCGCGGCAGTGACAGTAAGCAACCCATCGTTCAAAGTCTTCTTTATTTCTAATGCAATTGCCCTTTTTACGTCATTGGCTGTTGTTGTTGTACAAATTACTGTGGTTAGAGGAGAAATAAAATCCGAGAGACGGGTTGTTGGGGTGATAAATAAGTTGATGTGGTTGGCCTCGGTCTGCACGACAGTGGCTTTCATTGCTTCATCTTATATAGTTGTGGGTAGGCATAATAGGTGGGCTGCGATTCTTGTTACCATCACAGGGGGCGTTACGATGGCAGGGGTTCTAAGTGCTATGACTTATTATGTGTTGAAATCAAGAAGAATAAGACGAGTGAGGAAGAAGGAGAAGTATTCGAGGAGTGGAACTAATTCATGGCGACACTCAGATACCGATACAGAAGTCAACCCGATATATGCTATTTGA